From the genome of Candidatus Nitrosocosmicus oleophilus, one region includes:
- a CDS encoding GAF domain-containing protein yields MIDEIDKVILSDLSKNARIPVAEIAHHLRQMEHKITERAIRYRLKRLEQSNTILGYSPIFNPSLISDKISRTILLKFKITRNTSDLMEKLSKYIDNSDFCLFSARMSGDFDFICHFVFDSIEQYELESDNFISRFTELVSEYRTYDSKILKATPYSILDEQESNEKKFRIYKIINSLRKSENLNTKLQLTVDSLVKYFDATFARMWLLDKDSTNLILKFSSGKYRNNNGEFSKVSIRLTSKIGTIVKRNKPVITNDVVNDPRIKYPIWAEKEKLRSFAGYPITHAGKPIGVLAMFSRKTLSPIEFELLGIFADHISKELSAFYEAKELLNMT; encoded by the coding sequence ATGATCGATGAAATTGACAAAGTAATCCTTTCAGATCTGAGTAAAAATGCTCGTATACCTGTGGCTGAAATTGCACACCATCTTCGTCAAATGGAACATAAAATAACGGAGAGAGCCATACGATATCGGTTAAAAAGGTTAGAGCAATCTAATACTATTTTGGGATATTCACCCATCTTCAATCCATCCCTTATCTCGGATAAAATAAGCAGAACCATTCTTTTAAAATTCAAAATTACCCGAAATACTTCTGACCTCATGGAAAAATTAAGCAAATACATTGACAATTCAGATTTCTGTTTGTTTTCTGCTAGAATGAGTGGGGACTTTGATTTCATCTGCCATTTTGTTTTTGATTCTATAGAACAATATGAATTGGAAAGTGACAATTTTATTAGCCGCTTTACAGAGTTAGTTTCAGAATACCGAACTTATGATTCTAAAATACTAAAAGCAACTCCTTATTCTATATTAGACGAACAAGAATCCAACGAAAAGAAATTTAGAATTTACAAAATAATAAATTCATTAAGGAAATCAGAAAATCTGAACACAAAGCTCCAACTCACAGTAGACAGCTTGGTCAAATATTTTGATGCCACATTTGCAAGAATGTGGTTGCTAGATAAAGATAGCACAAATCTTATCTTAAAATTCAGCTCTGGAAAATATAGAAACAACAACGGCGAGTTTTCCAAAGTATCGATAAGATTAACCAGTAAAATTGGCACCATTGTTAAAAGAAATAAACCCGTCATAACAAATGATGTAGTAAACGATCCAAGAATTAAGTATCCTATATGGGCGGAAAAAGAAAAGCTGAGATCATTTGCAGGTTATCCAATAACTCATGCGGGAAAACCTATAGGAGTACTGGCAATGTTTAGTAGAAAAACTCTATCACCTATCGAATTCGAATTACTTGGAATTTTCGCTGATCACATATCAAAAGAATTATCTGCTTTCTACGAAGCCAAGGAATTGTTAAACATGACATGA
- a CDS encoding antibiotic biosynthesis monooxygenase family protein, translating to MPKVVEMDESVSIFSQMNEDVGPVILINKFNVNPSESDEFVKAWAEEAEKFKVQAGFISTQLHRGIGGSGIFINYAIWESAAQFKNAVNKVMNPNDRMSGYPPGTVASPHLFKKVAVAGVCVE from the coding sequence ATGCCTAAAGTAGTTGAAATGGATGAAAGCGTATCGATTTTCTCTCAAATGAATGAAGATGTTGGTCCAGTTATATTGATAAACAAATTCAATGTAAATCCTTCCGAGTCCGATGAATTTGTAAAGGCATGGGCCGAAGAAGCAGAGAAATTTAAGGTACAGGCCGGGTTCATCTCCACACAATTACATAGAGGAATTGGTGGAAGCGGAATATTCATTAACTATGCAATTTGGGAATCGGCAGCTCAGTTCAAGAATGCAGTTAACAAAGTTATGAATCCAAACGACAGAATGTCTGGATATCCTCCAGGTACTGTTGCGTCACCCCACTTATTCAAAAAGGTCGCAGTAGCGGGAGTTTGTGTTGAATAA
- a CDS encoding winged helix-turn-helix transcriptional regulator, with amino-acid sequence MVELKTSEQYQEKKENANHKKLIEDMECKCCPVFNTFNIIGKKFSLLILRNMLYDKQKRFNEFLNSIEEINPKTLSIRLKEMEKDGLIKRHVYNETPIRIEYYLTQKGKELQPIMEQMALFSLKYCCDQIFDNPDPIKIEKITAKSIRKYL; translated from the coding sequence TTGGTAGAACTCAAAACCTCAGAGCAATATCAAGAAAAGAAAGAAAATGCAAATCATAAAAAGCTAATAGAGGATATGGAATGCAAATGTTGTCCTGTATTTAATACCTTTAATATAATTGGTAAAAAATTTTCTCTCTTAATATTACGCAATATGCTTTATGATAAACAAAAACGATTTAACGAATTTTTGAATTCTATAGAGGAGATCAACCCAAAAACCTTGTCAATAAGGCTAAAAGAAATGGAAAAAGATGGTCTTATTAAACGTCATGTATACAACGAAACTCCAATTAGAATAGAATACTATCTTACTCAAAAAGGTAAAGAACTACAACCAATAATGGAACAGATGGCGTTGTTTTCGCTCAAATACTGTTGCGATCAAATATTTGACAACCCCGATCCTATTAAAATTGAAAAGATAACCGCCAAATCTATAAGAAAGTATTTGTAA
- a CDS encoding MFS transporter: MIKDKSEKNNMINPTTVVSRHAWLTLAILSSTLLTVFFSETMLLPAIPEIIDDLNISFGTAAWIFSAYLIVAAVMTPVAGRLSDLYGKRKVLLSLLVIYVIGLAAGGFADNITFLLISRIIQGFGLAAVPAAFSLLRDTFPPAKLSIAVGVFGSAYSAGSVVGLLVGASIIQALGWHATFLAIIPFSVLVTLLIAKFVKEYEAPKRSNGSKIQMEISEKKKKSLSMDIKGIVALSVTISSFLIALTVIQIGVNNENVLQIAGAFIISAIALSIFVIIERRAKPPFVNLRLLRDKILLPSFILLIATGISMFMIYPTIVQLVRSPAPLGFGGDSIDAANVQLPFMISFLVFASITPFFINKIGSIKPIIIGGIISLLGTFGLLMFHATEFIVSVDLAIIAIGLSLTMTTTWNIIVSSSPKEFTGISVGIGALLLFIGMAIGPALAGVYMADHENIGTLVSYPSAHSYDLVFSTTVLLSAVSLGFGLILRRKTIYTVV; encoded by the coding sequence ATGATCAAAGATAAGAGTGAAAAAAATAATATGATTAACCCAACGACGGTTGTTAGTCGCCATGCGTGGTTAACTTTAGCAATTCTTAGTAGTACCCTATTAACAGTTTTTTTCTCAGAAACCATGCTTCTTCCAGCAATACCAGAAATAATAGACGATTTGAATATATCTTTTGGAACTGCTGCATGGATATTCAGTGCATACTTAATTGTAGCTGCAGTAATGACCCCAGTTGCTGGCAGACTATCAGATCTTTATGGGAAAAGGAAAGTGTTACTATCATTACTTGTAATATATGTAATAGGACTCGCTGCTGGCGGATTTGCAGATAACATAACATTTCTACTTATTAGTCGCATTATTCAAGGGTTTGGGCTAGCAGCTGTCCCAGCAGCATTTAGTCTTCTTCGAGATACATTTCCGCCTGCGAAATTATCTATTGCTGTAGGAGTCTTTGGTTCTGCATACTCAGCTGGTTCAGTAGTTGGACTATTAGTTGGAGCTAGCATTATCCAAGCCTTAGGTTGGCATGCTACTTTTCTGGCCATAATACCTTTTTCCGTATTGGTAACATTATTGATTGCCAAATTTGTAAAGGAATATGAAGCACCAAAGCGATCTAACGGTTCAAAGATACAAATGGAGATATCAGAGAAGAAGAAAAAGTCATTATCTATGGATATTAAAGGTATAGTAGCTCTTTCGGTTACAATATCTTCATTTCTCATTGCACTTACAGTTATTCAAATCGGTGTAAACAATGAAAATGTATTACAAATTGCTGGAGCATTCATAATATCTGCAATTGCATTATCCATCTTTGTTATCATAGAAAGAAGGGCAAAACCTCCATTTGTTAACTTGAGACTGTTACGAGATAAAATCCTTCTACCTTCATTTATCTTACTAATAGCTACAGGAATCTCAATGTTCATGATTTATCCCACAATAGTCCAGTTAGTGAGGAGTCCAGCTCCATTAGGTTTCGGAGGTGATTCGATAGACGCTGCAAACGTTCAACTACCCTTCATGATCAGTTTCTTGGTGTTTGCAAGTATCACTCCATTTTTTATAAATAAGATTGGCAGTATAAAGCCAATAATAATTGGTGGAATCATTAGCCTACTTGGAACATTTGGATTACTAATGTTCCATGCTACCGAGTTCATAGTTTCTGTAGACTTGGCCATAATCGCCATAGGTCTATCACTTACAATGACTACAACTTGGAATATAATAGTGTCCTCCTCTCCAAAAGAATTTACTGGGATATCTGTAGGAATTGGTGCACTATTGTTATTCATAGGAATGGCAATAGGTCCTGCTCTGGCTGGAGTATACATGGCTGATCATGAGAATATTGGAACCTTAGTATCATATCCATCAGCTCACTCATATGATCTGGTTTTTTCAACCACTGTATTACTGTCGGCAGTATCCCTTGGATTTGGGCTTATACTAAGAAGAAAGACGATATATACTGTGGTTTAA
- a CDS encoding cellulase family glycosylhydrolase, with the protein MKIGVNFDGFKISDYQNRSKLIPPQRYIQDSFKIFQEHGIDIVRIPVYWESYEKDPEGFIQELNLISDEADNSNVSCLYDNHQWECSSFLGYGIGFPNSIVSQLYQNNSSKPNSFKPPSREDVEKFWNNWWDKTIKSLDGRDGWNLQIEYFQQVIETVNNKTSTIAFELLNEPQVFRHGDFKKVSRYYDHLLNKVAEITDKILLFCYTYAGRLSAFNFPWTQARIKPSLAVGNKIMFDIHPYPPYYIVMLYFRLIVKLMKIDTFIAGEYNSGTGDGIEISSSQHSKYLKTFKKFLPHGVMFWQWSYILDNGHPAFNLAKTVDNKISLNNNFDSFVKAIKEVSN; encoded by the coding sequence ATGAAAATTGGAGTTAATTTTGACGGATTCAAGATCTCTGATTATCAAAATCGTTCAAAACTCATACCCCCACAACGATATATACAAGATTCCTTCAAAATTTTCCAGGAGCATGGTATAGATATTGTAAGAATTCCTGTTTATTGGGAGTCTTATGAAAAAGATCCAGAAGGTTTTATTCAAGAACTAAATCTTATTTCAGATGAGGCTGATAATAGCAATGTATCGTGTTTATATGATAACCACCAATGGGAATGCTCTTCGTTTCTTGGATATGGAATAGGTTTTCCAAATTCTATTGTATCTCAGCTATATCAAAACAACTCGTCTAAACCTAATTCCTTTAAACCCCCGTCTAGAGAAGATGTAGAAAAATTTTGGAATAATTGGTGGGATAAAACGATAAAGTCTTTGGATGGAAGGGATGGATGGAATTTACAGATAGAATACTTTCAGCAAGTAATTGAGACGGTAAATAACAAAACATCAACTATCGCATTTGAACTTTTAAATGAACCTCAGGTATTTAGGCACGGTGATTTTAAAAAGGTTTCAAGGTATTATGACCATTTGTTAAATAAGGTTGCCGAAATAACAGACAAGATCCTGCTATTTTGTTATACTTATGCTGGCCGTCTCAGTGCATTTAATTTTCCTTGGACACAGGCTAGAATTAAGCCCTCCCTTGCTGTGGGAAATAAAATCATGTTTGATATTCATCCATATCCTCCATACTACATAGTAATGTTGTATTTTAGATTAATAGTAAAACTAATGAAAATTGATACCTTCATAGCTGGTGAGTATAACTCAGGTACTGGAGATGGAATCGAAATAAGCTCAAGCCAGCATAGCAAATATTTGAAAACATTCAAGAAGTTTTTACCGCATGGCGTAATGTTTTGGCAGTGGTCCTACATATTGGATAATGGACACCCAGCATTTAATTTGGCTAAAACAGTTGATAACAAAATATCGTTGAATAATAACTTTGATAGTTTTGTCAAGGCTATAAAAGAAGTCTCAAATTAG